Within Sardina pilchardus chromosome 21, fSarPil1.1, whole genome shotgun sequence, the genomic segment acagatttcaactttcagTGCTCAAAGCACTGCGGACGGTCAGCAATGAGGACTTTTTTTCTGCCAATGGCGCCgagcgctgtgagcgctgaaCTCCATAGACTTTCTTTTAAAACTAGCCGCTGTCTGCGCAAATAAAACGTGAACGGTGGACACAGGGCCCTTAAGAAGCGTGAATAGTGGACACAGGCCCTTAAGAAGCGTGAATAGTGGACACAGGGTCTTAGGGAGCATTGCACACGCTCTGTTTACTGAAATGTACTGTCTGTGGTTGCACTCGTCTGATGTCCTTAGGGAGTTCAAAGTGCAATGGTGTTATACTATATGTTATGATCATTGGTAGCGGTCAATATTGGCCAGAACAAGAGTTATCACGTACGTGTGTAGAAGAGCGCAAATTAATTGTCACATctttgtgtcacacacacacacacacacacacacacacataaatagacaCTCATACCCATACAAGTCTATCCTACAAAAGTAATCACAGATATTAGATGATGACAAGATATATGTTTGATTATGAAGAGTGGCGTAACATAAGATGAGCTAATCCTTTGTCTCGCAATGGAGGACATTGCATTGATACAGTCACAAAAGTGACGGCAAGAacacacctgcgcacacacacagggatataCAGTAGACAACAACACATCAACAGGGTTGCCACTACTGCACAGTGCTTCATGtagaacagcaacaacaacaacaacaacaacagcagcacagagagagagagagagagagagagagagagagagagagagagagagagagagagcagttgtATAGTAcaagtacagtactgtagacaTGACAGGGAGAAGTCTGTGGTTGAgttagggagtgtgtgtctgtgtgtgtgtgtgtgtgtgtgtgtgtgccagagagaaAAGTACTTACAAAAGAGACTCCGGTAACACTCCCCTGCTCCTCAATGCTGTCATTGGACGACATGTTCCGGACCCCcatgacgtctgtgtgtgtgtgtgtgtgtgtgtgtgtgtgtctgtgtgagacagagagtcaGTCTGTGGAAAAAGCATTAGACAGCATGGTGAGATGACATGCTTCAGATTTCAAACGCTCTCAGCAGACAGAGCAGCATGAGCAGAACGGCAGTCCTGACGTGCTagcttgcgcacacacacacacacacacacacacacagacacacacacacacacacacacacacacacacacacacacacacgcggatatacacacacggacacatgcacagacacatgcacaggaACCCGGCCACCTCTCCTGTCGCTTCCTGCCTTCACAGATACAGTAGCGTTGGTTTCACTCTCAGATAGGCTGCTATGCAGGGCCATTTAAACACAACAGCTTTgctctctgacacactctcagcagacagacagatagaagaCTGACGGATCTTACCGTTGGCTGACCTCAGTCCcggctctctctcgctcacactcctgctctcacacactcgctccctctccttccttctctctccctcgcagCAGACAGAGGCACATATGCTAtccagcctctgtgtgtgtgtgtgtgtgtgtgtgtgtgtgtgtgtgtgtgtgtgtgttggtgtcggACGGCTGTCTgcgtctccgtgtgtgtgtgtgtgtgtgtgtgtgtctgtgtcctcacTCAGCTCACCGCGACACACGCGCTCCACTGGAGTTTTGTTTCAGCACAACGTGCATGCCAGTCCCATGTCTGCTCATCACACCTTTTATAGAGTTCAAAGGTTACCAGGTGCAGAGGtccacccctgacacacacacaccctcccactcACTCCTGCACTCCTCCCctatcaaacacaaacacacaccactgtcactgtcactgtcacagaGGTTTCAGTCTGGGTGAGAGGTGGTGTCCATagacacgtgagtgtgtgtgtgtgtgtgtgtgtgtgtgagtgtgtgtgtgtgtgtgtgtgtgtgtctgccaaagTCACTCTCACTGTGACACAGCAGCTGGGCCAACACTGGTGTGTAGTCTTTCTTCAGCTGCACTGGATAGGCCACACCATAGATATAGAACACTAGATACCACAATAGGCcacaccatatatatatatatatatatatatatatatatatatatatatatatactgtatatatatacactgtatatatatatatatatacagtgcttgaagtgggaaaaaataagtgcaggaactctgaTTTTCCGAAatttgtgcggtgaaaaaaaagtctttaggatgtgttggttcaaaaactatttttatttaatcattctttcaagcaataacttataggcctaggctacattttttctaattcacaaatggaacactgaaaaaccattaaaacaacatgaaccagaccagtgtgatagcctacttgtaggcctaacaatagacTGGGCTAAAGGCCCTAGAACCTTaaagcaacatcaaagagtttgttgtaccttaacataatgtttccaaaattatttcagcagttcatcaactcataacagggtgaacagcacttctgcattcacttcgcggccctatCGGCTGTAACCACACTATAACTGTAGCGTACCTgtggtttgatgaaatgagatctcagaaaccacaaatttgacttgctttgatgtcgcaatacatcatactgtcataaaatcatgcgacatgctctaccttgtctgtggacatcgttatttggtggataaacaaatagcgtgcgtgcaaaagaggaaaagtgcttgttgaacctttgggctaaaggcccagacgaagaaaactgtgaaataggctgtacttgttacattgatttaattaacaataggatattaacaactggccaagaacagagattcaaggtcaaaagtcagaacaagagAGTAAGTGTGACTTTATTGCTAATTTTGGTCCTGAAATtgcatatcaagcatctgccatggccaGGGATGGGCAGTCTTTCTAATACATGtatttgaaattgtattttgtagcttattttgatacattttttaggtgggtatttggtattttatttggaaatacattttgatgtatttgtgcccatccCTGGCTATATGGCTatatgacaaatgacaaaatgcaaaaatttGATGAATCAGTatctctgtttattttgatatgtagtttgccatagggcaggtGCGAAAAcgtgagatatttcacagagaagaatgggtatgacgcagaactcaATGTGACATTCATATTTGTATGTAACTGCcattttcaacgctaattatctcgcgaaccgttcatcatagaaacgAGCGGATAGCGccattggaaaggtcaggttctgcagtttcatttgatatgcatgttatttctgtgcgaaacattgcgcagcaatatgaccgagaagaaaGGGTGCGGctgcggccgcatggtgcgtctctcgaagaaggcagagagggtCGACCGGCGGCCCAATGGTAATCTTCTATCCCATAGATAGGGCACAGTCATGGCTCGTGGGTAACGTAGTCTTTCATCGATCTTGTGATATTATCTATTATCTCGGGCCACTGTCGCTGCATCGGATCAGTTTCAGTAGCCAAAGTAGCGGAAcgcagaaaaaagtggcggaacccaaaagacgaaaataaagaagttccggaactgcgttccgctgcgttccggcccacttcaagcactgtatatgtaagggataacggccgacgaggtgaccggttcgatggaaataatggctaggtggaggtctagaactccggcgacgtgcgaagcacggagacggagttacctccgccgtgccattatttccatcgaaccggtcgacctcgaaggccgttatcccgcttatctcccgtttgtattcataacctgtatatttagaacatagttttattccaccatatgcccgcttgacaacgggagagatagaactaacgactggcttttggccgtagcaaccagccatttagaactaacgactggcttttggccatagcaaccatccatttagaactagtaacggcagttttgtcccacaagtagaaagttgatatgtggcggaaagtagtcccacagtcaagacagttttagcgatgttaacggacgcaacggtggaataaaactatgttctaaatatacaggttatgaatacaaacgggagataagcgggataacggccttcgaggtcgaccggttcgatggaaataatggcacgccggagttctagacctccacctagccattatttccatcgaaccggtcacctcgtcggccgttatcccttacatatatatatatatatatatgtatatagaaCACTAGATACCACAATaggccacaccacaccatacagtGCTTATGCCTGAACACCACCTGCCCTGCCAAGTCCTCCACAGCCAACTAACGGCACACAGGGCTCCTCATGCAGGAGGGCAAAAGGACTtactttaaagtgtaacttcaccccataactccacccacttcacatttctgaaaaaggctttcaaaatgggcaggacgttctgaaatttggaagatagtgcagcactgctgcagccaatcaaccatggtgatttcgtgtcaatctgggaatgagtgctgcagacatggcttatcacaggtaggctaatcagggcctCCTAAAGCAAGCGAAcatccccctcacacaccagGGACCTCCTAAAGCAAGCGAAcatccccctcacacaccagGGACCTCCTAAAGCAAGCGAACATCCCCCTCACAGCTTGAAACTGCCACTTGGCAGATCAGCCTGCAGCTCACTAGTGCCACTGCAGTTTGTCGACTACACCGGACCAAGCAAGAGCTCGGTAAGAGAGGAGCATCCAGAGACATCAGCGGGCAACTGTCTGCCAAAAACACTGTCATTGTGACACAGCAGTTGGGCAACACTGCCttgttgtctttctttctctctcacacactctccctctctctccccccttctctacctctctcatccccctctattcatccctttctccatcactctccaTTCAACTCAGAGAGTGTTTCTGGCACGACAACATTAAGATCCAAACTAAACCACTACAAACAGAAGGGACAATAtgcagctctcctcctctcctcctctccctcttcctctccctctctccctccactccctcattcactatccccctctctcactattTCTTCCTCTCAGAGTATGGAGCaccccccctaacacacacacacacacacacacacatgtccacccaGATTTGTAACATCTGCATCTTTTAAGTTTTAAATGAGTCCTTCCTTCCTAAACCAACATTTAAGATAATTGTGTGCTTTTCTTTTGTCTGGGGAAGCACGTCATACCCCCTGCTCTAACCGTCCCAAATTTCAGCTTGCGTAACAGCTTGGTTTAGTTTTGTCAACCTTAGCGCAGTTCTCTCTGATGGAGTCTGATATCACCCTCCACACCCTTTGCTAAAAGAGGCTTACAGAAGTGTACTGTTGGTCTACTTATTTTGATCTAAGCTTACTTTCCTGTATACTGATTAGCGATACACTAAATTATACTTAGTACTTATACCTACAGTAAATATACTTCAACTTCACATACTTCTACTGACAGAGGAATCTAGCGTATTTGCTTGTGCTTGTAGCAAGACACTGATCTTTGAGAGGCTGAATGATCGAATCTAATATAACCTTCCATAAAAACTGTGTTTGGGTTCAAATTGGGTTGGGTTTACTTAAGTCGTTATGTTTTCGTATGCCTGACAATATTACAATAATAAGTGTTGTGCTTCTATGTGTATAGTCCACTGGTAGTGTTTATATTAGTGAAAGACTATCTTGAAGGGACAGCCAAAATAATGCTTATAACACCTGAAGGGACACCTAGTAGCATACTTCAAAAGCAGGATGTGAAGTCCATGTAAAGAAAACGTACAAGTGCTTGCCGTATAAAAAACTATTTAAGTTCACTGAGGAATTACTTTAGTTTACCTATATATTTTACTGAGGATTGCTTTAAGTATTATATCATGGACATGGGCTAGAAGTATATATCGACAGTGGGTGGCATGGCTCAGGACCTACGcaatctgtgtgagtgtatagtgCTTTGAGCGCTCGGAGGAGTGGAAATGTGCCATACAAATGCACTCCATTTGCCATATAAGTAACCTATCAGTTCACTTGTTGCATTAAAACCTTACTACTTTTACACCTTAAAAATACTTTACGTCTGATGAACTAGACTATAAGTAAACTAACTTCGCTAGTTTACTTACAGAGTTGTCACTTAGGAGTTTATTACTATAAACTGACATTGGGACAATTTCTTCCGAACACAAAGTCTTACATTCACAAGCATTGTGTCGGCCCACTTGGAACATATCTGGCAGACCACTGGTGTTTTACTCGTCGCTTTTCTGGGGTCAATAGAAGTGGCATTACCCACCATCGCTTAGAGCATCTTTAATAAAAATTTACtttaaatataggcctactataccTTTTGGTAAGGTCATTTCTGCCCccgacccccaccccactcacaCATAAAGGTAGGTATCCCCTGACTTGAAAATGGTTAGAGTATTTGACCTCTGTGTCACTTTGTATGGGCTATGATTAATGATGGAAAGTTCAAGACACTGATTAACTATAAGATATGCCTCTAACtgaagcttaaatgttttttgtttgtttatttgtttttacttCCCCTCAAGGTTTGACGTTTTTATGAGAATTGCCAGAAGATGCATGAACTCTCTTTGTCTGCAATGGCCAAAAATGTAGAGGGTGCTTTAGGTCAAGTTTAGATTAGGCCTAGTGCCTAAACATTAACTCTCATCCAACAGTACCGTGTTTCTTCGTGCTATGGGTCGAAAGGCCAACCATTAACCAGCAACCATGGCTCAGCGTTCTTGCGCATGCCATCAGTTATATATTTACGCATAGTCGTACTGTTGTCCCAGAGAGAGTTTGGGCACAGCTGCAAATAAAGTGAAATTGTCCGCAGATAACATTCGTGATTGTTCTGTCCTGTAATTTTACGAGGAATTGCTTATAAAACTACTTTAAAGGGCTATAACAAGAATGCGGGTTAAAGGTTTTGACGTGACTGCTGATTCACGATAGGCTACATCCGAAAAACCCGTTTTCTGAAGTTTGGATTTGATTAAAACACCAAGCTGTCATGTTTCATGTTGCCGAACGGTTCACTTGGCTATGTTTTTTTTCGGTGAAATCTGGCGGTGGTGGCACGACATCTACACACAACGTATTTTCATCATGGGATAGCTGTTGATCTGAAATAATGTGACTCACCAAACGAGCCCTCCGGGCAGTGGGCGCGAGCTGCTGGCTGCTCCCGTTATCGGTGAATGCGCGTCGTTATGCAACATGGCCACTGATGGAATACTTGGGAAAGGTCGTCATTTTCCGCTCTTATGAACACATAGAAGAGCCCCGATTCCATGTAGCGTGCCAGTGCCTCCGTTTCGGGCAGATGCGGGGTTCATTCATTGAAACAGGGGGTCCGTCGGCTGGCATATGATCACAGCAAGCTACACACAGGGAAAGGTATTTGATAGTACACACTGATTCAAcaaggttttgtttgtttgtttttgttaataATGTATTTTGTTCATGTCAAAAGAACATCCAGAACATAGCACACTTTCACCATCTGTTTGCAAATCTATactcaaaatgtaaatgatTTTTAAATCATATGTGATTTAGCAGGCACTCTTCTCCAGAACAAAGTAAGGAGAGTCAGGACAGCCCCTGGAGCAGCTCCAGATCTGGTGACTTCACGGAGCTGTGTGGCCTCTCCTGCATGTGATCACACCCACAGCCTTGAGCTGTCACtcgcaagacacacacacacacacacacacacacacacacacatacgcacatcaACATGCCAGAATGGGATGTTTAATGTTGAggtttctcatacacacacatggctaaattgcacatatttatatttaacttaTATGACTCTTATAAACCACCGTCAGTAAACCAGCTGCATACTACTGTACACTGCACTGTAGTTCTTGTCCTGTGTgtgcaccacctgtctatatgctgcattgtgttgtctttgtacttgtactctgctaatctaatctaatctaatctgatcAGCATGGCTGAACGGGGAGTTGAATGTTGCTATCTATCCATCTAGGTTGCTCAACTTAAAAATCTGTAAATaaatggaaaaacaaactgtaaaTAAATGCAGCAATTAAACACTCTATACTGTAAACCAACAGATGTCAAATACTGTAAGATACAGATGTCAAATAAAATGGGCAGTAAGTAAACTGGTTGACTTGGCCCCCCATTAAAAGTAGAGTTAGTCCATAACATTAGCTGCAAACGGCTTGCCTGCAGAGAGCCTGGAGGAGCTAATTGTGCACTCTCCCCGGGCGCCTGCAGTGATTCCAACAGCCTCCCGCGGCACAATGAGCAGGCCGAGCCTCGCTATCAAGCGCCCTTCCTGTGGAACAGTCTTCCGGCTCCCAGAGAGGCCGGCAACCTTTTCATCTTTACATCCAGACTAAAAACATTCCTCTTTAGCAGCggtaatgtaggctatacaaacTAGCACCCATCAACACATTACATTCCTCTTTAGCGTCGTTAATGTATAAAAACCAGCACCCATCAACATGTTCTACATTCCTCTTTAGCATGGTCAATGTATACAAACCAGCACCCATCAACATGTTCTACTTTTCAGTTATGGTTCAGTCTCACAGCTCGGCTACAGGCAGGACATGCTGCACTAATGGGGAATGCCCTTACGGATTAAAGTCCCCAGGCACAACATCCCACACGTGTCCCAAAGACTGCAGATGTGTAaacatgaggatgtgtgtgtgtgtttatgtgtgtgtaaactagAGTGATCTCATGACAACCCCGCCTAACAACTGGTACAGTTCTCCCCTCAAAAACGCCTCTTACCTTCCGAGACCTGGAGCTCCTCTGCAGCTGTGGTGCAGGGTCTGGGTTGTTGGGTTGTGTGTTCAACCTGGCAGCTTCTCCATAGCTGTGAGGGTCTGGgttgttgggttgtgtgtgtaacCTTGTCTAAAGAGTTACAGAAACACTTCTGTTCAGCAGGATGCACAGATTGTTCTGAGACGCCCAGACTGGCAGAAGGCCAGCACTGAGACAAGGCCTCGGCCTGAACCTGCACACTGAGTgatctgggcgtgtgtgtgtgtgtctgtgtctgtgtgtgtgtgtgtgtgtgtgtgtgtgtgagtgaaagagagagagagagaggcctcaaCCTGAGCCTGCACGCTGAGTGGTctgggcgtgtgtgcgtgtgtgtgtgtgtgtgtgtgtgtgtgtgtgtgtgtgagtgagagtgagagagagagagagagaggcctcgaCCTGAGCCGCACGCTgagggatctgtgtgtgtgtgtgtgtgtgtgtgtgcgtgcgtgcgtgcgtgcgtgcgtgcgtgcgtgcatgcgtgcgtgcgtgcgtgcgtgcgtgcgtgcgtgtgtgtgtgtgcgaactagAACTGGAACTAGAACTTATCTTACTctacccttgtgtgtgtgtgtgcgtttgtgtaccAACCTACTGTCAGACTGGATGGTGGGAACAGACTGGATGGTGGGAGCGGCCCTCGTTACATGAAAGGCCAAACACTGCTGTGTGGCTTTCTGTCAGAACACGTAGATGATTTTATGGTATTCCCCATAGGcctactcttacacacacacacacacacacacacacacacacacacacacacacacacacacacacacacacacacacacacacacaggtttacacCCTGGCCTAGTTTTTCCTGTGAACTTGGGGAGCTCTTCCTTTGAATAATTCGCACAGCAACCACTAGGTGGCAAAGCCGTGCATAGTTGGCTAGGGCACTAAGTTGGCTATGGATGAATGTGTTACAAAGGTGTAGGAAGGTTATGTCACACATCATGTCATGTTTTTTCCTGTTACTATTCCAAGGCCAACGTATGCCCGTGACACTTAACATTGTTATGCACCATGTGAGAGCAGTCGGGGCATGTCATGCATCTCAGAGCACACTGAACAACTAAGACAGAAATTactagcctatatatatataacctatacagtatatatatatacacactaatCTTCAGACCCAGGGGGATCCATATCacagtgaataaataaataaataaataaataaaaataaaaaaaaaagcctcccaCAATGTTCAATGTCAATGTCGCCAATGGTTCCAAGGACCTGATCAAAGGTTAAAAATATGAATGTCGTCACACATAGCTTTTGCTTTGTAGTCAAGTAGTTAACTTGTTACAGAGATTGCACAGTGGGGTACACTATAGGATCATAACCAGCTGCTACAAAGTACCGGCGGTTGCATTTGACACAGTAGTAAGGGCATTTAAAACGGAAGTAGTCTATTTGAACGTGTCCAAAAGGATCAGCCAATCAACGGCGCTCTTCCTAAATCTGGCCAATCCGCGTTGAGGGTGCATGTGCTTCGGCAGACCAGTGGACACACGCAGGaactgaagtaggctacagtggaaGCAATGAATTCCCTGGAACAGGCTGAAGGTAAATTTGTTTACGTCCAGAGATGCATAACATTCTTGGGTCGTGATTTTCATCCTTATCCTCTTGAGAGTGAATGGGGGCTTGTAACAGTGTAACGTTATTTGAATCGGTAACATTGCTAACCAGCCCGAACCAGCCAAGCGACCTAGACCAGTAACATTAGCACCTTTGGCTAGCGAATGCCTTGTGGTGGGTATATTTTGACGGTCTTCGAGAGACACTGACTTTCTTCATTTAAAAATGATAAAGGTACTTGCCGACATTCCAAGGTGACTGTCAGGTCACGTATCATAGACTACCAGACCCTTTCCTGAGTGTGTTCTCTGTAACAAATAACAGCGTTAGCTGCGTAAGTTTAGTGTGTTCTCTGTTACaaataacgttaacgttagctgcttAGGCTAGTTGTAGAGCTAACTTTAATGTTACAATAACGCGTAGGCATAGGGACCCGGCTCTGGACTGTGTATGTCAttgatttgtgtgcatgtgttgtttcCTTTGCCGTAGACCTGAAGGCCTTTGAGAGGAGGCTAACGGAGTACGTTTCCTGCCTGCAGCCTGCTACGGGCCGCTGGAGAAGTAAGTTGAGCTCGGCTTGTCATGTCGAAAACACACCGTTCACATTGCTAGCAATGCTAGACCCTTTATTTCAGTGTTTCCAATGAGTAAATCACCATCATGTATCACCAGCAGTCTTTAATCTCTTTCTGATGTTGTATGTAATATTTGTGAGAGGTGGGTGGTTGCCCTTACTGCTGTTTATGCTTgtgtcagtagtgtgtgtgtgtgtgtgtgtgtgtgtgtgtgtgtgtgtgtgtgtgtgtggcaagtgtTCTAATGTGTGTGGACCAGTGTTGGGGTATTGagcgctcagtgtgtgtgtgtgtgtgtggacggcaAGTGTTCTAATGTGTGTGGACCAGTGTTGGGGTGTTGagcgctcagtgtgtgtgtgtgtgtgtgtctgtgtgtgtgtgtgtgtgtgtgtgtgtgtggacggcaAGTGTTCTAATGTGTGTGGACCAGTGTTGGGGTATTGagcgctcagtgtgtgtgtgtgtgtgtgtgtatgtgtgtgtgtgtgtgtgtgtgtgtgtgtgtgtggacggtaAGTGTTCTAATGTGTGTGGACCAGTGTTGGGTTATTGagcgctcagtgtgtgtgtgtgtgtgtgtgtgtgtgtggcaagtgtTCTAATGTGTGTGGACCAGTGTTGGGGTATTGAGcgctctctccgtgtgtgtgtgcagtgatccTGATCGTGGTGTCCGTGTGCACGGCCACCGGGGCCTGGAACTGGCTCATCGACCCCGACACACAGAAGGTGAGATGCGCGCAGGCTGCCCGCCCCCTGGCtttgggcatgtgtgtatggcCAGAGAGTCTGTCACTCAAACATACGGGCATTTGGGGGTGTTTGGGTTGGTACGCCATGCATGCTGTTGGAGGTGCAAGCTAACGCTACGTCGCTGCATTGAGATCACATAGACAGGAACTGGCTCAAGGCTTATAAAAGTGTTCATTTGTGCGATGAAATCACCGTTTTTATAGCCATCCATGTGTGTTCACTTCTGGCTTCTTGGCTATCATTTTGGTAACTGTAACGGGCTATTTGATGTCTCTTGGACTGGAGGTGCCTAATGTTGAGTTGCTCCAGTCACGATTTGTTGCCGTTAATCAATCTTGTGAAATATTGCTATTGTCTATTATCTCTGTGTTGTGAATCTGATGGAAAGTATTTGTGTATGGCGTTAAGATTTCTGTGCCGTTATAACCCTATAACacttctgtgggtgtgtgtctgtgtgtctgtgtgtgtgtgtgtgtctgtgtgtctgtgtgtctgtgtgtcctgcaggtgtCATTCTTCTCGTCACTATGGAACCACCCATTCTTCACCATCAGCTGCATCACACTCATCGGCCTCTTCTTCGCTGGGATTCACAAACGCGTCGTCGCGCCCTCTATGTATCCTTCACACCggctgaggcgtgtgtgtgtgtgcgtgtgcgtgtgcgtgtgcgtgtgcgtgtgtgtgtgtgtgtgacagagtgagaaggaggtggagggcgagagagaaacTTTCATTTGTTATTATCTAGTGGAgggttgtgtgtttttgtgtgagcgtgtctgCTTCCCACCCATAGAGAAATGTTAGTGTATGCTCTTTCCACCTACACAgaaatgtgattgtgtgtgtatcttaacGTGTTCATCAGAATAGCAGCTCGCTGCCGGACAGTGCTAGCTGAATACAACATGTCCTGTGATGACGTAAGTACTTTCTTACATCTGTCCTTacaggaggaagtgtgtgtgtgtgtgtgtgtgtgtgtgtgtgtgtgtgtgtgtgcgctagtgtTGCATGGTGCACCGACACTATACAAAAGTATCACAATAACAGTTATTCTCACGAAAACCATCTTGTGAGAATAACTGTGTTCTTTTCGAAGTAACTTATGCTTATGCTTCCCCTATGGCGTGCTCCTAGTGTTTCCCCTAGCCTGCATAtcttttctccacacacacacacacacacacacacacacacacacacacacacacagacgtgtgcaCCCGttttttctcctcacacacacatatgcgcacatataaaatcaatatgaagtattcagatTACTTAAGATTTTTGCAAACTAGTAattattaacaaaatatatacactgtgtgtgtgtgtgtgtgtgtgtgtgtgtgtgtgtgtgtgtgtgtgtgtgtgtgtagagtcgaGCAGAGGATGGCCACTAATGTGAATGATCATGCTATATTCAATATTACTGATGACACATCAAGGTGGTGGTGCCCCCTGCCCCAAATCAAATATTTAAGAAGTTTTGAAATCACAATTCTTGACTTAATTTTGGAATTGTGACAACACTGGTGCAGGCAAGCGGAGCTGGATGCCTTTCCTGAGCTGACAGAAATGCTCTCTGAGGTGGTCTGTTGTTTTGAGCAACGGGCCATGGGGCGTGTCAATTAGCAACCTAAGGAGGGGTCTGCATGATCTAGAAATCGCTATGGTACACCACCTAAAACACATTGCCCGACTGACCAAGGGAAACCTGGTCAGAAATCAGAGGGAAGTTGTTCATATGTTATTAGCGCATTGTCAACACTGATGCTACTGCACATAACagcatcttctcttctcttctctgttctctcctgcGCTGCCCTGCAGACTGGGAAACTCATCCTGAAACCGCGGCCTCACATCCAAT encodes:
- the cnep1r1 gene encoding nuclear envelope phosphatase-regulatory subunit 1, encoding MNSLEQAEDLKAFERRLTEYVSCLQPATGRWRMILIVVSVCTATGAWNWLIDPDTQKVSFFSSLWNHPFFTISCITLIGLFFAGIHKRVVAPSIIAARCRTVLAEYNMSCDDTGKLILKPRPHIQ